A genomic segment from Nicotiana tabacum cultivar K326 chromosome 7, ASM71507v2, whole genome shotgun sequence encodes:
- the LOC107776664 gene encoding uncharacterized protein LOC107776664 — translation MPQTFHSTHVIEETLQPQDLMVTMVNDAFGFMGNNINELGVSYEPMNSEETFNKGHIYGHNEEYAKFYELVEDGNQPLYEGCVKYSKLSFLVKLYHIKCLCRMDDKAMSMILELLKDAFKDAKIPVSFYEAKKTINKLGLNYTKIHACPNDCMLYFGEDEGLQECKKCKTYRWKDNKKKQPTKILRYFPLKPRLRRLFMCSKTAESMRWHSSAGNQDGLMRHPRDSQAWKAFDLLYPEFAIDPRNVRLDLASDSFNPFRAMATNYSIWPVVLIPYNRPPWECMKQTSFILSMIIPRKQMPGNDIDVYLLPLIKS, via the coding sequence ATGCCACAAACATTTCATAGCACACATGTCATAGAAGAAACTCTGCAGCCCCAAGATCTAATGGTAACCATGGTTAACGATGCATTTGGGTTCATGGGGAACAATATCAATGAGCTTGGTGTGTCTTATGAGCCTATGAATAGTGAAGAAACATTTAATAAAGGGCATATTTATGGGCATAATGAAGAATATGCAAAGTTCTATGAACTGGTCGAAGATGGCAATCAACCATTATATGAAGGGTGCGTGAAGTATTCCAAATTGTCTTTTCTAGTCAAATTGTATCATATCAAGTGTTTGTGCCGAATGGATGACAAAGCGATGAGTATGATATTAGAATTGTTAAAAGATGCCTTTAAAGATGCCAAGATTCCTGTTTCTTTTTATGAGGCCAAGAAAACCATCAACAAACTTGGCCTTAATTATACCAAGATCCATGCTTGCCCAAATGATTGTATGTTATATTTTGGGGAAGATGAAGGTTTACAAGAATGTAAAAAGTGCAAGACATATAGGTGGAAAGACAATAAAAAGAAGCAGCCCACAAAGATTTTGCGCTACTTTCCACTAAAGCCAAGGCTACGGAGATTGTTCATGTGCTCTAAAACTGCTGAGTCTATGAGATGGCATTCTTCAGCTGGTAACCAAGATGGATTGATGAGGCATCCAAGAGATTCTCAGGCTTGGAAAGCATTTGACTTGCTTTATCCTGAATTTGCTATAGATCCTCGGAATGTACGACTAGACCTAGCTAGTGACAGTTTCAATCCTTTTAGAGCAATGGCAACAAACTATAGTATTTGGCCTGTGGTTCTTATTCCATACAATCGTCCTCCTTGGGAGTGCATGAAACAAACTTCATTCATTCTTTCAATGATCATTCCAAGAAAACAAATGCCCGGCAATGATATAGATGTTTACTTACTACCTCTTATCAAGAGTTGA